A single region of the Thermoplasmata archaeon genome encodes:
- a CDS encoding Mrp/NBP35 family ATP-binding protein encodes MAGPVLTGESIEQETRLHDALAQIKHVIIVISGKGGVGKSTVSSNLAMSLAMKGYETGLMDIDITGPNIPKMFNIEDEQLMADADRMLIPIIVPPRLKVMSMAFLLPSKDVPVMWRGPIKMSAVQQFIEDVRWGKLDYLVIDMPPGTGDEALSIVQLIPKADGMVVVTTPQQVALLDSRKSVGFAAETKIPIIGIVENMSGFVCPHCGKVTDIFKTGGGEATAKEMNIQFLGKVPIEPAVVESGDSGMPIVLKDPKSASAKAFEEIVDKIIKTVE; translated from the coding sequence ATGGCAGGTCCAGTTTTGACCGGAGAATCAATAGAGCAGGAGACAAGACTCCATGACGCTCTTGCACAGATCAAGCATGTCATCATCGTTATCAGCGGAAAGGGAGGAGTTGGAAAGAGCACGGTCTCCTCCAACCTCGCCATGTCACTGGCCATGAAAGGCTACGAGACAGGACTTATGGATATCGATATCACGGGCCCCAACATCCCTAAGATGTTCAACATCGAAGATGAGCAGCTCATGGCGGACGCCGACAGGATGCTCATCCCGATCATCGTGCCCCCCAGACTGAAGGTCATGTCTATGGCGTTCCTTCTCCCCAGCAAAGATGTTCCCGTCATGTGGCGCGGACCCATCAAGATGTCTGCCGTCCAGCAGTTCATAGAGGATGTCAGGTGGGGAAAGCTCGACTACCTCGTCATAGATATGCCTCCGGGAACCGGGGACGAAGCACTTTCCATCGTCCAGCTGATCCCCAAAGCGGACGGAATGGTCGTCGTCACCACACCTCAGCAGGTCGCTCTCCTGGACAGCAGGAAATCTGTGGGATTCGCTGCCGAGACCAAGATCCCAATCATCGGAATCGTCGAGAATATGAGCGGATTCGTCTGCCCCCACTGCGGTAAGGTCACCGACATCTTCAAGACCGGCGGCGGAGAGGCCACTGCCAAGGAGATGAACATCCAGTTCCTCGGAAAGGTCCCGATCGAACCTGCAGTGGTCGAGAGCGGAGATTCCGGAATGCCCATCGTACTGAAGGACCCCAAGTCCGCTTCGGCCAAGGCATTCGAGGAAATCGTCGACAAGATCATCAAGACAGTTGAGTGA
- a CDS encoding radical SAM protein — translation MRICEIFRSIQGEGLTMGVPTVFVRAVGCNLDCAWCDTKYSFTGGTEMTIPEIIEKVGSCRTVCVTGGEPMIQKDIYQLLDALVEADKFIVLETNGAVDLKDVPDDPHIMISMDIKCPSSGMSERMIDSNIELLKKKDQLKFVIQDQNDFDYAVKYLKDHPADANVIFGPVGGTDKLEWLVEEVLKNDLDARVLPQLHKIIWGDKRGV, via the coding sequence ATGAGGATATGTGAGATTTTCAGATCCATCCAGGGAGAGGGACTCACCATGGGTGTCCCTACAGTTTTCGTGAGGGCAGTAGGATGCAATCTGGATTGCGCTTGGTGCGATACGAAGTATTCCTTCACCGGCGGTACGGAGATGACGATCCCGGAGATCATCGAGAAGGTCGGAAGCTGCAGGACGGTATGCGTGACCGGCGGCGAGCCGATGATTCAGAAGGATATCTATCAGCTGCTGGATGCTCTCGTCGAAGCAGATAAGTTCATAGTTCTGGAGACCAACGGGGCGGTTGATCTGAAGGATGTTCCTGACGACCCGCACATCATGATCAGCATGGACATCAAATGTCCTTCATCAGGTATGAGCGAAAGGATGATCGATTCCAACATCGAGCTTTTGAAGAAGAAGGATCAGCTGAAGTTCGTGATTCAGGACCAGAATGATTTCGATTATGCCGTGAAGTATCTCAAAGACCATCCGGCAGATGCCAATGTGATCTTCGGTCCTGTCGGAGGGACCGATAAGCTGGAATGGCTTGTCGAAGAGGTTCTCAAAAACGATTTGGATGCCAGGGTACTGCCCCAGCTCCACAAGATCATTTGGGGCGACAAGAGGGGCGTTTGA